One Desulforhopalus sp. DNA segment encodes these proteins:
- the yciA gene encoding acyl-CoA thioester hydrolase YciA, with amino-acid sequence MEATTRPEGKLILRTLAMPADTNPHGDIFGGWIMAQMDIAGGILAREIACNRVVTVAVDSMVFIKPVHVGDVVCCYGQVIRIGTTSLTVELEVWVKPALDKPVKEIPEQRVTKAAFTYVAVDRDGKKQPINRDCLC; translated from the coding sequence ATGGAAGCAACCACCCGTCCCGAAGGCAAACTCATTCTCAGGACTCTGGCCATGCCGGCCGACACCAATCCACATGGCGACATCTTCGGTGGTTGGATCATGGCACAAATGGATATCGCCGGCGGCATCCTCGCCCGGGAAATTGCCTGTAACAGGGTGGTTACTGTGGCCGTCGACTCAATGGTCTTCATCAAGCCGGTGCATGTTGGGGATGTCGTCTGCTGCTATGGCCAGGTGATACGGATCGGCACCACCTCTCTCACCGTCGAGCTGGAGGTTTGGGTGAAGCCTGCCTTAGATAAACCCGTCAAGGAGATCCCCGAGCAACGGGTGACAAAGGCCGCCTTTACCTATGTGGCTGTTGACCGGGACGGCAAGAAACAACCGATCAATCGCGACTGTCTCTGTTGA
- a CDS encoding PilZ domain-containing protein, with the protein MTAEKRRFSRIIFNVGARLTVGENVYPVERILNLSVGGCQLEIDEHLEPGQPCKFTILLQRMGPGVDVYGEIIRAGQGEISLKFTKIDPENLLHLQNIIRYNAEDPDLIEEEIKSHPGLI; encoded by the coding sequence ATGACAGCAGAAAAAAGGCGTTTCAGCCGGATTATCTTCAATGTAGGGGCAAGGCTTACTGTTGGAGAAAATGTGTATCCGGTAGAGCGAATACTCAATTTAAGTGTAGGCGGCTGTCAGTTGGAGATTGATGAACACCTTGAGCCGGGACAACCGTGCAAATTCACCATCCTTCTGCAACGCATGGGGCCGGGGGTCGATGTCTATGGGGAGATCATCCGCGCCGGTCAGGGTGAGATAAGCCTAAAGTTTACCAAGATTGATCCGGAAAACCTTTTACACCTGCAGAATATCATCCGCTATAACGCTGAAGATCCCGACCTTATCGAGGAAGAGATTAAATCCCATCCCGGCCTGATCTAG
- a CDS encoding ATP-binding cassette domain-containing protein, whose translation MHIKKFHHHELLIDEFVTAPDQSWCVFGENHSGIDRFIELLSGKLTTYSVDILDLPKAPGIVSFRAQQELYENEIRNDDSDFLDKPDPGTLVREFLPGDPKAHLTLLDTFALSHCLDLGYRQLSSGQARKLLILCRLVQGVTTLILENPYDGLDEQSCQELNQILMRLPESNVEVVISVNTLSDIPAECSHLAIIKNGRMVLAGPRASVLSEENRLTGDGKPWLLAVADIFRNPSPRDAKQREELVYLRNGFAGYDGKSLFDHLDLTIFQGDHCLITGPNGCGKSTLLDIIIGDNPKCYANELRIFGRARGSGESIWEIKKDMGIVSPSLHREHRVPGSALQVVVSGLFDSIGIYQRAANAEIRTARSWLAWIGLASRADTPFRHLSFADQRLVLIARALIKGPKLLILDEPTQGLDDTNRHALLNLLEEIADRHVSTMLFVSHRRDEHRPFFRQHIHLDAYSA comes from the coding sequence ATGCATATTAAAAAATTCCATCACCACGAACTGCTCATAGACGAATTCGTTACCGCTCCCGACCAATCTTGGTGTGTCTTCGGCGAAAACCATTCCGGTATCGATCGCTTTATCGAGTTGCTTTCGGGAAAGCTCACCACCTACTCCGTCGACATCCTCGATCTCCCGAAGGCCCCGGGTATTGTGTCCTTTCGTGCCCAACAGGAACTTTACGAAAACGAGATTCGCAACGATGACAGCGACTTCCTCGACAAACCTGATCCCGGCACACTGGTCCGGGAATTTTTGCCCGGTGATCCAAAGGCCCACCTCACCCTGCTTGACACCTTTGCCTTGAGCCATTGTCTTGACCTTGGTTATCGACAACTCAGCTCCGGCCAAGCAAGAAAGCTTCTCATCCTTTGCCGACTCGTCCAAGGCGTTACTACATTAATCCTTGAAAACCCCTACGACGGCCTTGATGAACAAAGTTGCCAGGAGCTCAATCAGATACTCATGCGCCTCCCTGAAAGCAATGTCGAGGTGGTGATAAGTGTCAATACCCTCTCTGACATTCCCGCCGAGTGTAGCCACCTGGCGATAATCAAAAATGGCCGCATGGTTCTTGCCGGCCCGAGAGCATCGGTGCTATCTGAGGAAAACCGGCTGACAGGTGATGGCAAACCGTGGCTACTTGCCGTTGCCGATATCTTCCGAAATCCATCGCCAAGAGATGCCAAGCAGAGGGAAGAACTGGTCTACCTTCGCAACGGCTTTGCCGGATATGATGGCAAGTCGCTCTTCGACCACCTTGACCTGACAATCTTCCAGGGCGATCATTGCCTGATCACCGGGCCAAACGGCTGCGGCAAATCGACCCTTCTCGACATCATCATCGGTGACAATCCCAAATGTTACGCCAACGAACTCCGCATCTTCGGACGGGCACGGGGCAGCGGAGAATCGATCTGGGAAATCAAGAAAGACATGGGCATCGTATCGCCATCTCTGCATCGTGAGCACCGCGTTCCGGGCAGTGCCCTCCAGGTCGTTGTCTCGGGACTCTTCGACTCCATCGGTATATACCAAAGGGCAGCGAATGCCGAGATCAGAACCGCCCGGAGCTGGCTGGCGTGGATCGGTCTTGCATCCCGCGCTGACACCCCGTTTCGCCATTTGAGTTTCGCCGATCAACGGCTGGTACTCATTGCCAGGGCTCTCATAAAGGGCCCGAAGCTCCTCATTCTCGACGAGCCAACCCAAGGCCTGGACGACACCAATCGCCACGCCCTTCTCAACCTTCTCGAAGAAATTGCCGACCGCCATGTTTCAACCATGCTCTTTGTCAGCCATCGCAGAGACGAACACCGGCCATTTTTTCGCCAGCATATCCACCTCGACGCCTATTCAGCATAA
- a CDS encoding GNAT family N-acetyltransferase, translated as MLSRYKSNIDKTTVRSPLPGDYGWIVQVHGQYYAEKFGWYEDFECIVAKIMVEYLDSLKSNRQACYIAEQNGLPVGCIMLMEDSQDLGKVRVLFVSDSARRQGIGWLLINALLEKAQEIGYRKLSLWTTNNQIEARELYRKAGFSLVSESPNTTFAKGSVDEKWEKAL; from the coding sequence ATGTTGTCGAGATATAAATCAAATATCGATAAAACTACAGTACGTTCACCATTACCTGGTGATTATGGATGGATAGTTCAGGTTCATGGCCAATACTACGCCGAGAAATTTGGTTGGTATGAAGACTTTGAATGTATCGTGGCCAAAATTATGGTGGAATACCTTGACTCCCTGAAATCTAATAGACAAGCATGTTATATTGCGGAACAAAATGGCTTGCCTGTTGGTTGTATTATGCTCATGGAAGATTCCCAAGATCTTGGGAAAGTACGAGTGTTATTTGTTTCCGACAGCGCGAGGCGACAAGGTATTGGATGGCTCCTCATTAATGCGCTGTTGGAAAAAGCACAAGAGATTGGCTATAGGAAATTGAGTCTTTGGACAACAAACAATCAAATCGAAGCGAGAGAGCTTTACCGAAAAGCAGGATTCTCCCTGGTGTCTGAGAGCCCAAATACTACTTTCGCAAAGGGGTCGGTTGATGAAAAATGGGAAAAGGCATTGTAA
- a CDS encoding lysophospholipase, whose product MPLVLQILAYLVVFYLFCALFMYLRQDSFIFYLTAARHEDHGNEKVIDYHLQQETINLRGWLVNPLYAREKLLVYYGGNAEDIFYNIDEYQAVQAATLFVAYRGYGPSSGKPGEAELYADALAVVDDIMRTWAPKEIYLIGRSLGSGVACYVAARRPVQGAILVTPFDSIENVARAHYPWLPITLLLRHRFASLDSLLQIRCPLLVIYGGADQVIAPKHTENLIRHIKSEKEIVFIAGADHGTIDMFPDYWPAILRFINNE is encoded by the coding sequence ATGCCATTGGTATTACAGATTTTGGCCTATCTGGTGGTGTTCTATCTATTTTGCGCACTTTTTATGTATCTGCGCCAGGATTCATTTATCTTCTATCTAACCGCTGCCCGCCATGAAGACCATGGCAATGAGAAGGTCATCGATTACCACCTGCAGCAGGAAACTATAAATCTTCGTGGATGGTTGGTGAACCCCCTCTATGCTCGGGAGAAACTGCTCGTTTATTATGGCGGCAATGCCGAGGACATTTTTTATAATATCGATGAATACCAAGCTGTTCAGGCGGCTACTCTGTTTGTCGCCTATCGAGGTTACGGACCAAGTTCCGGTAAACCGGGAGAGGCGGAACTATACGCCGATGCCCTGGCCGTGGTCGATGATATCATGCGCACCTGGGCACCAAAGGAGATCTATCTCATTGGCCGCAGCCTCGGTTCAGGGGTGGCCTGCTATGTTGCGGCCAGGCGACCCGTTCAGGGGGCGATTCTCGTGACTCCCTTTGACAGCATCGAAAATGTTGCCAGAGCGCATTATCCGTGGTTGCCGATAACGCTGCTTCTCCGACATCGCTTTGCCTCTCTCGACTCATTGCTGCAAATCCGCTGTCCCCTCCTGGTGATATATGGTGGGGCGGACCAGGTGATTGCGCCGAAGCATACGGAAAATCTTATCCGCCATATAAAGAGTGAAAAGGAGATTGTCTTTATCGCTGGGGCCGATCACGGAACAATTGACATGTTCCCTGACTACTGGCCGGCGATTCTCCGTTTTATAAACAATGAATGA